The Heliangelus exortis chromosome 25, bHelExo1.hap1, whole genome shotgun sequence genomic interval CCCTGTAGGGAGTCACGGGTGCCATCAGGGTGGGCTCGGCAGGCCGGGTGGGGGTCCCAggctggtggtggtgatggtggccCCAGACACTCACAGCAGGTCGGGGCGGAAGTGGTGGATGAGGGCACAGAGGGCCAAGCCACTGGTCCAGGAGGTGGTGAAGTTGGTCACCTCCACACCACAGTACCCAGCTGTGCTGGCCTGgcaccagctcagcagctcttcatAGGAATCTCCAGAGACTGCTGGGGAGGTGGCACACGTGTCCCCAACCCCAAAGAACCAAGGgacaacccccccacccccacccactCCCCATCCTTAGTGTTTTGGTGGGGAAGGGGGCCCACGGGGGGTCAAAAAATGGGTGGGTAAAGCATCCATCAGGATGTGGTGGCTTAGCACAGTGTGGGGTGGAAGGAGGGGGACAGTGGTTATGGGAATATGGGGGACAAATGGGATAACCCTCCCCTGAacatcctgctgctggggagcccATCCTGGGGAATGAGGTGCACGGGGGTGCAGTTGAGGGGAGAAGTGCTCAGGGAGAGGGAATATATTGCAACCAAGACAGCcaaaagggagctgggggacagGGGATTGTGTCCCCACAGGGGGtgtgggcagagggaagggaaagcagggaggagcagggtaGCCAGCTGGACACTGGCTACCCAGAaaaggaggatggggaggaaaaTCAGGGCAGGAGCCACCGTGGGGTGGGCTGCCAGGAGGAACTGGGGGTCCTGGAgcctgtggggtgggatgggctcCTCCTACCAGTGCTGAGCCGGTTGTCACTCTGCTTCCTGTGGTCCACCTCAACCATGCCCACCAGGTAAAGGTCCCGGACCTGCAGATGGGGACACACCAGGTCAACACCTGCACGGAGCCAGTGACACCACATTGGAAACTGGGGACACCCGGATCCCCCCCGACCAGGGGTTAATGCATTCGGTACCCATGGGGGACCAACAGCTTCATCCTGGGACCctctggggacagaggagcACGCAAATTGGTGTCAACCTGATGCTTGGGGACCTGGGCTGGGTACCTGGCTGGGTTTGATGGCCTGCAGGTTGATGTTGGGGTAGCGTGTGGCTGGGTCGATGCTGTATTGGCTGATGTTCTTGTTGGTGTTGTCCGGGGAGGTCTGTGAGAGGTGCTGGTAGATGCTCTCCCTGGGTGCAAGACACGGGGCTGTGCTCAGTGCCACCATCCTGCCCCACTCCAtcctctccagcccagcaggacaGGGTGAAGGACACGCTCACCTCTCAGCCAACACCTCCAGGGGAGGGGTCCCAGCTGCCCACCGCCTCACCATCCACGCTGCAtcaaaggcagccaggaagCCCCTGGCCACCCCGGTGCCCAGAGGCCAGAAAGGCTGTGAAAGGAAAGGTGGAGAGAgatggagctgcagggctgggtgaggCAGCCGGGAGGAGTCCGGGAGCTGCCAGACTTGGCCACGGATAAAAGTCAGGAGATGTGGTGGGGTGGGTGGACATCTCATCCCGGGCTGCTACGGCTGCATctggggaggagctgggctgctcctccaccccaaacccaccccaaatGTCTAGGGAAGGGGATAACCCCCCCTGAagcatcctgctgctggggagcccATCCCGAGGTGCACGGGGGTGCAGTTGAGGGGAGAAGCGCTCAGGGAGGGGGGAATATATTGCAACCAAGCCATTTTCCAGGgaaaggggaaactgaggcacgggagGTTGCGGCAAGGGGCCCTCACCTCCACCAAGCAGTCTCCCACCAGCCCGATGAGCAGCTGAGCCCCGTGCTGCTCCCGCACCAGCGCCGCGTTCTCCGAGCGCGTCATGCAGGTGAAGTCAAACATGTCAACATCAGGAAGGGCCCGGTGGTTGAGGGCAAATTCCATGTGGGGCAGGCGGTAGTTGGTGGAGAAGTTGGCAGCTTCTTTGGCATAGCTGAGGAGAGCCTCCCTGTTCACATTCTCTGGGGAGAGGAGGCTCTCGATGTCTGCTTTGTCCTGCaaggaggggatggagctggatgGGATACAGGGGGAGTTGCAGAGtcacagaaccccagactggtttgggttgggagggaccttaaagctcatccagtcccaaccccctgccatgggcagggacacctcccaccagcccagggtgctccaagccccatccaaccttcaacactgccagggatggggcagccacagcttctgggggcaaccaggggctcagcaccctcaccccaaagaatttcaacctcaatctcccctcttccagtttaaagccattccccctcatcccatccctccaggcccttgtcccaagtccctccccagctttcctggagccccttcaggcactggaaggtgctctaaggtctccccatgggatccttctcttctccagcctgaacacccccaactcacagaatcacaaaatcagtcgggctggaaaggagctctgagatcatcaagtccaacccttgatccactccccccgtggttcccagcccatggcactcagtgccacatccaggctctttttaaaaacctccagggatggggaatccatcacttccctgtgcatcccattccaatgcctgagcaccctcttTGGAAAGAATCTTCCtgagctctctcagcctggctccagagctgctccagccctcccagaaTTTCCAGGACCTCCTCTGGAatcactccaacagctccatgtcctcccTGTGTTGGAAGACCCTGCCCTCCTCACCTGGAGGATGACTCCTTTGTTGAGCAGGCTCTGCTTCTTGGCTGTCATGACGAAATAGTGGGTGTCATCCTTGTAGTAGACGATGTTCTCCAGGTCAAtgcctggggaagggaaaggggaaggggctgagctgAGCCATGGGGAGACCCCATGCTGGCCTCAGCCACCAAATGTCCCCAGTAATTGGCTTGGGGACATGCATCCCATCACACAGGGGacacagaaccatagaatcacagatttgggttggaagggaccaaaAAAGGTCATctcctccaacccccctgaaggaagcagggacaccctccaccagatcaggttgctcacaCATCCTGGGGCTGAACTTGCAGCTGTaccaggaggagagggggaacacacacacccacccccTCAACACCCCTGGGACCACCCACCCGTTTTGTTGTAGAGGTTTTGGAAGAATTTCTGGTTGTAGATCCGGGCCACTCCGCTGATCTCagccacctccacctcctcctggcTGTGGTGGTTGATGAAGTTGGTGGTGATGCCAATGGCCAACTTCCCCCGTGTCTCCTTCCTCTTGAACCCTGCGGGACACGAAGGAGGTGTCAGCCCCCACCCAGCTCCTCTGTACCTGTCCTTGGGGATGCAGGGACCCCACCCACACTGTCACCTTCAGGGACAAATTTGCCACCACCAGCTGAGATGAGGACATCAAACTCATAATGGTTGAGGGGAGAgaagctgggctgcagcactgcccgccagctgcctgcagggagagggatggTCAGGAGTgtgctggggctcagctggGACCTGCTCTGGGGTGGGAAGAGTGTTGCATCTCACCCACCCcgccccaaaaaaaaaaaaaaaaaaaaaaaaaagccccataCATGGGGTTagctcagagcagccaccacatccctgtccttgtccccagggaTGCCACCCACCCCCGGTGATGTCTTACCCTGCCCCCCCGCCTTGCCATCAGGGGGGACCAGACCCTTGAACTGCACATTGATGTGCACCTCCACCCCCAGGAGCAAAGCCACCTTCAGCAGGATCAGCTGGAGCTGCCGGATacctgggaaggcagagggagcaCTCAGGGCTTTAcccctcatccctgctccccgctcctgggggagctgggggtgcagaACTTGGTtccaccaccaaccccccccacGACCCAACAACCCAACTCACTGATGTGGTCCAGGGTGCCGGTGCAGAAGCGCCCATAAAACTTCTTGGCACCCAGGGCCCGCAGGTCGTGGATGGTGAAGGGCCAGAGGTGGAGGACGTTGTTGCGGGAGAAAGTTTCCCTCTTCTCCACCAGCACCACCCGGGCACCCAGCAGGGCCAGCTCGATGGCCACCCGTAGCCCACAGGGACCAGCCCCCACCACCAGGCACTGCCCAGGGGATGGGTGGCATCAAGGGGACAGTCACACacacccccctcaccccccccaaGAGCTGAGGTTTGGGGAGGGGACAATTCCCCAAGGTGCTCAgcaccaccctgggcagcatCACTCCCTTGCCTGGGTCAGGATCTCCCACCTTTCCCCCCGCTGTGTCTCCTTGCAAAGTGTTTGTGGGGCCTGTGGGGTGCCACCCACCTCCCCGGCTGCCTGAACCTTGCCTCAGCAATTAAAGCTCCTGGTGAGATAAGGCAGGACCATGGgtcacctcctgcagctgggaatgGGGAGGTTTCACCAGCACCAGGCTCAGAACCAGGGGGTTGGTCTGCACAaggctggggacaccagaggTGGGGATAAAACCCATCAGCCCCAGGAGATGGGGACATCAAGGAGGACGTCCCACCCCAGCATGCTCTTGTCCTCCCATATAAAGGGCTCAGCAGGTCCTTTTGAGATCCCCCCATGGGGTGTCCCCAGCAAAGAGCATTCAGGAGGAGGCAGGACACCGCTGGCTGGGTGGCATCACCCCAGGGGAAGAGAAGTGGTGCTAATTAACACCCTGCCCCATTAAACCCCACCTTCCAGGTTCATCCCACATCCCCCCGGGGTGCGGACCAGGATGTTGTCACCCGGATAGATAAGGACACAGAGCAAAGAGGGGACCCCGTGTGCCCGTTACCttgctgctggcacaggctgtgcCCTGGTTGTAGTCCTTGTGTCCAGCTTTTTTATCCAGCTTGCTCCAAAGGGCTTTGGCACTCCAGTAGTTGAGGGCAGCTCTGAGGCCGTGGTAGAGCTGGAGCCCattgccctgcagccccagctgcctgcagagctcccCAAAACTGCCCAGCACCTCCCGGCACTCCCCAGCACGCAGGAACCTCTCAAAGAGGGCATGGGCAGGGTTGCCCGACTCCTCGGCCACCTCACTCATCCTGTGTCACCCAGCAGCCTAAGGGACAGGAGGGATCAGCATGGAGGGGACCCTCCTGGACACcttcccccctccaaaaaaaaaaaaaaaaacaaacccaaaaccaaactctCAAACCCAGTACCAAACCTGGTGTCTCAGTGCGAGGTTTCTCAGTCCTGGGGTGACCCAAAAAatcggttttttttttttttctggcagtggCTGGAGGAGCCTTCAAagtccccaccaccacctccgGGTGCTGCACCCAGCCAGCCACGGTGTCACCCGGCTGAGGTGACGTcaagggaggggacagggacagctgtAGTGGCAGTAAGAGGCTTCCTCCATGGGGCAGCTgtacctgcagcagcagagagcagagcgAGATGTTTTGGAGCAAAAGAGGCcacttccttcctcttcacccTTGGCCTCGTCGAGGGAGGGACAAGGAGGGGTGTCCTGGCTGTGGAGGTAAATTCCAGCTGgccaaaaacaaacaaaaaaaaaacaaaaaaaaaccccacaaaacaacccccaaataaaaaaaaaaatccagccccGGGGCTGGATCCATCCCATCAACCTGGCTTCTGAAATCCCGAGTGGGGAAACTTTCCAACACCAACTCCGCCTCTGCCATCCCCGGAGAGGGGCGGGAGCAGATTAGCACAGAGGAAGCACCGgtggggaaacaaaaaaaacccaaaaaaacagcGAAACCACCAGAGGAACATCCCTGTCACCCCAGGGAACCCGCAGGAGGAAGGTTGCAGTGCACCCTCCActtcctccccccaaaaaagctcccctgtccccagcatctcccaagGGACCAGCACTCCTCCCATCACCCCTGGCACTGTTCAGTCCCAGTTTCTGTCTTGCCACCCCCAAAGCTTTGCCCCAAACTGTGGTCACCAACCCCCGAGGGTGGAAAAGCCTCCCCCAGCCCGGCTCTTTGTCCTCTCTCCTGCTCAGTGACAAGGTGACACCCCGGAGCCACCGCAGGATGCCAGAAGGACACGGAGTGGGAGCCAAAGTGCCCtccagaggagagggaaaaggagcagTTGAAGGTCCACGTTCAAATTTAGTCTGAAAAGCTCAAATTCCAGCTGAGTTTTAGGGTAGGTCTGACTCCAGCAGCTTCTGACTCGGCGTTTTTTTCAAGGCCAGCAAAAAGCTTCTGGAGGTCACGGCATCACCGCCAGGAAATCCCAGCATTTTAACCTCTTCCTTCCTGGGCAGACACAACCGTGAAGCATCCAGCCCGACTGGAACTGGAGCTGgcactgcccagagcagcagaagggacaGAGGACACGAATTCATGGCAGGGCTGTGAGAACCCGGGACAGATTTCTGCTCAGGGGAAGTCGGAATCTGCCAGGAGGATGGAATCAgcctggggaaactgaggcagcgCTGCAAACCTCACCAGAGCATCCCAGAATGTGTTCACCTCTGCGGGAAGCTGGCTGGGATCCAGCACCCTGCACTGCTCCAGCACAAAGGGGTTTTCCCCGGTGAGttcaaggttttcttttcccctccctaAGGAGCTCAGGTTCCTACCTTGGCACTTGCCAAGGCCaccaggcagcagccccagggccatGGGGCAGAGGAGCCTCCTGGCAGCACCCACTACAGCATcaccagcccctggctctgaaaaaaaaacccatcccaaaACATCTCAAAGCCTCAGTTCCCACTGGATAGGATGCCAGGAGGGAGCACACCACCCGGAAAAGCTTTCCAACCCATGTGCTTTGGCACAAGGAAGAGGCAGAACAACAGCCTTGTGTTATACCAAGTTTCCTACAGAACTGGTGCTCAtgctgcccccccctcccccccatacACCCCCTTAGCAAACCTGAACCCCCCAGCAACTGCAAGCAGGGCCAGAACCCCCATGGATACTCAGTTCCTGATGCAAGCAAACAGTTTTCAGCCCACAAAAGCCAGAGAAGAGGGGTATGgggctgcctccagctcccttTCCCCACATACTTTtggcatttcttctttttaaaactgctcCTGAGAGCTtgggcagaggggggggggggccagGGGGGGTTGCAGCCAGCCCTGACTCAAAGTCATGATGGCTCTGGTTGGGGTGGCTGCAGAAATGCCACTGGGGACATCTCCTAGGAGCTGTAGCAGGGACACCCCATCAAGCTTTGGGGGTGAGGGGCTCCCCCCTACCCTTGCAGCCCCTTAggaaatggggagggggtgggtgggacctccctgggggtgctggtgagCTCATGTCTCCCAGACACGTGGAAACAGGGTGGGAAAGGACACGGCTCCACATGGAGCTGATGGAAGCTGGGAagatttccagcagcagcagatccagCTGAGCCTCTCGCTGAGCCTGCATGGATCAGGATCCAGCCTGGAGAAACCTTGGGCTGgactctggggaaaaaaaaatccttccagaAATTTCAGAGATGACCCCAAGGAGGGTGGGAAGGATGGTTTCTTCTGGCCATCCAAAGCTCCTGCTTTCCACCACGGCCTGAGCCAGGCTGGTGTCAGGAAGGGGCAATGGTGGCAGATTCTGCTATTCCCAGCGTGGGAATTCAGGAGAAAAATCCCAGCGTGGGACCCATGGAAACCTGTCCTAATTTGGCTGGATTTTAATCcttggaggaaggggaaaaaaaagatttctgttgTCTCCTCTGGCTTGAGCCAGAGAAATGGGTGCATGGGGGGTGAGCCCCCCCCTTTAGCCAGTCCCCAGCATGTGAGGAGAAGGGCTAAGGAGAGGGGACCAgcctgccaccagcactggTGAGGACAGAGACTGGCAGGGGTGTCACAGTGCAGGGGATTCCCTTTCAGAAGTGCAGAAAGCCCCCTGAAAAGCACATCCCAAAATATCCCCCCCTCATTGGGGTGCAGGtcccagccaccagcagcagaacttGACACTTCTCGGGGCATTTTGGCTCTGCCCTTTGCAGGGGATCCACAAACCACATCCCAGGGCAGAGAcaacaacaatttttttttttttttttttggggggggagttGTGTGAGAAAACCTGTCCCTCATCCATCTTAGCTGCCCATCTTTGCCCCCTcttgcccagccccagcaccagggaTGCAGCTGCCATTTGCAGCCCAGCTTGGGTGCAAGGATGGGGCTGCTCAAccatcctctccctcctcctgcttctccttcacCCCCAGCCACAGTTGTCCCCACGGGGTGTCTTGGGGTACGGTTGTGAACCCCAAATTCGGTTACCCAAATATTCCAGGCCCTTCATGCACCCCACAGGGGCTGTGGGGAACGTGGCCCCTGGCCTcagccctgagccccagccAGGACTTGTTCCTGGGGGTCCATGGAGCATCCCACTCCCTGAACTGGGAAAAGGGGTAGGGATGGGGgagaaaacaataataataattaaaaacactTGGCAAAGCtcttcccaccccatcccactcagcactgggagcactggtggTACTGGGAATGGATTTAAGGATGAAGAGGCGGGGTTGCTCTTTTTgccctggggagagcagagcccgggggctggagaggaaaagcagtgagGAGAGGGTGGGGTGAGACACATCTGCCTCCGGGAGAGGGGACAGCGGGTGACAAAGAGCTGCCCCTGCCACCGAGCATCCCcgctgagcatccctggggactGGCAGGACGCGGCGGGGCTgaaactccccccccccaggcaccCCAAAGTCACCCTTCAGTTTTGGCACATCCCGAGCGACGCGGGCGAGGACCGACCCGCGGGatgctgtcccctctgtcccctctgtccccacatCAGAGCGGAGGGGACAAAGGGAGGAAGGGCAGAAGGGAAacaggggtgggggggcacCCACCCTACTACCCCtcccccagggatgctctgcccaTCCCTCACTCACCTCCAGCGCCTTTCgaaaggggaaactgaggcacggctTGGGGGATAGGGAGGGGCTCAGGGCTGTTTGTAGCCGGGAGAGGACGAGAAGGAAACCGCCCCCGGCTCCGCAAGCAGCTTGCGGGCTGGTcctgcctccccccctcccccacgGCCCAGGCGTCCGGGCTGAAGGGAGGCGGTGctgggggggggcggggggatGTGGGCGGCCCCCGGCTTCGTGCCTCtgaaattggttttttttttcgcAGTGCTGGAGGCTTAAACCCAACCCTTACACACTCCACACCCCTCAACTCACCCCCCACCCAACCCCGGCAAGCGGCAGCCCTGAACTCCCCACTTCATGAGGATGCACGGTGCAACCCCAGCTGAgttgagttttgtttgtttttctcaattTTGGGGTGAGAaaccagcctttttttttttttttttttttttttaagcaaacgAAAAGATTCGTGTGATGAAACCAAACCGCTTCGCTTCCCGCCCCGGTTCCGGCGGCTGCATCaaactttccccccccctcccgaaGCCGAAAACAGAGAGGGACCCGCACAGCTCCCGTCCCTCTCCTCCCACCAGTGTCTCAGACCACCCCATCCCGCGTGGAAACCTTGGAGATGGTGTTTCCACCCGGGTCCTCCTCCCATCCCCCGTGGGAATGTCCTCAGTGGGGTGAAGGTACCTTGGAGCAGAGGATGGAGCTGCCGGGGCCACCGAAGGTCCCTCCTGGCcggtgttttttttttgggtcttCTTGGTGGCAGTGTCCTCAGGGGGCTGCTACCTCCTTGCCACGCGGTGTCACAGTGAAGGTGACACACAGGGACAACTCGCCACGAGTTTGGGGATGGTGACTCAGGGACACGGGGCCAGCTGCCATATGGAATGTCACCCGTGAGTCACCCGTGGCTCTCTCGGTGGCCAGCAGGGCCAGTGAGCCCAGCACCCCCATCACTGGCCTCTTCTTGGGGGTCCCAGGGCAGAATCCCCCCCCACAACCCCCCTCACAGCTCAGCGGGGGGGGGTTTGGAGCCCATCAGCCCCCTGCAAAAGTGTTGGGTGGGGGGTTGAGTGGAACCCACCCGTGTTTGGGGGCTGTGGCAGGCCGGGAGGGAGGTGTAAATGGGGTGTTGGTTTTCCCTGctccgtgtgtgtgtgtgtgtgagctctTTGTGGTGCGATGGGAAAAGCTGAACAATTCCCTTTGTCCCTCAGGGCTGCAGCTAACGAGTTTTAGATCTTAATTAcagctccccaggcagcagggacGGAGGAGGGGCCGTGCTGGAGGGTGTCTGGCAGGCACAGTGGGACACGGCTGAAACAGGAACACGCCGGTGGGTCTGTCACTGTCCCCAGAGCCCTCGGAGTGCACAGAGAACGAGCAAACTCACGGCATGGATGAGGACTGCTGCAGGTCCCCCAGCCCTTCACTCCTGGCAGCTTGCTCCAACCGACCCCCAGCTCCTAGCACAGCAcgtttccctctgctccagcatgaAAATTCCCCCATTTTCCCCCTAATTTTATTATTCTAGGGTTTAGGTGTCTTAAGGGGCAGAAAAGGAGCAGTGATTGGGAGTGGGTGCCtccccctctctgctctgctatCCCTGGGGTGATGCCACAGGCTGCAGGCGCTGCAGCTTCAGGACacggaggaggaggaagaaggtgATGCTGAGGAGAAGCAGCCAGAAGAAAACCCAATAGTGCTGAGGGAGGAAGAGCCACGGCCGCCACAGCTCCACTGAGGATCCTTTGGACCTGGAGGTGAGCAGAGACACTCATCATACAGGGAGGGAGACAGCAAATCCCACCTCTGCCCAGCTGGGGATGAGGAGGGTGTTGAACTCAACACTAAACCTCATCGACCctctggctgccccatccctggcagggttgaaggccccaggttggatggggcctggagcaacctgggctggtgggaggtgtccctgcccacgcagggAGATTGGAAGGGGATGATctttggggtcccttccaacccaaaccattccatgagtCTGTAAAAACCTGGGGAGGCACGGGTGACCCACAACGCatgggggaaactgaggcacagcaggCTCAAGCCAAGCAACACATCAGCCTCCCATCAGCATTCCCCCCAGCCCATTGCCCACgtgctgcccagcacaggaCCACAGAGAGTCCTGGGTACCCTCTGTGGGTACTGGGCACCCATAAGGGATGCTGGGCACACACAGGGGGATGTTGGGCACACACAGGGGGTGCTGGGCACACACAGGGGGTGCTGGGCACACACAGGAGGATGTTGGGCACACACAGGGGGTGCTGGGCACACACAGGGGGTGCTGGGCACACACAGGGGATGCTGGACACCCACAGGGGGTGCTGGGCACACACAGGGGGATGCTGGGCACACACAGAGGGTGCTGGGCACACACAGGGGATGCTGGGCACACACAGGGGGTGCTGGGCACCCACAGGGGATGCTGGGCACACACAGGGGATGCTGGGCACACACAGGGGGATGTTGGGCACACACAGGGGATGCTGGGCGCACACAGGGGATGCTGGGCACACACAGGGGATGCTGGGCACACACAAGGTGCTGCTCACATCAGTCCAAGCTGCTCTGGTTCCTTGTCCCCTGCACTTGAGCTTCTGCCATCTGCCTCGGCCACCAGCTCCCTGGTCACAGTGctgccctggccctgcagctccagctcgcttctggggagggagaggagaggagaggacagggtgctggtgctgtgccCCGCGGGCCAAGGCAGTCAGTGCCATGTCCCCCTGCCACCCTGCCTGGGTacctgtgggtgctgggctggtgctgggcaccctccctctccttctccttctccctctccctctccgGCTCGCTGGCCAAGGCTGCTCGGCTCTCC includes:
- the MICAL1 gene encoding F-actin-monooxygenase MICAL1, with protein sequence MSEVAEESGNPAHALFERFLRAGECREVLGSFGELCRQLGLQGNGLQLYHGLRAALNYWSAKALWSKLDKKAGHKDYNQGTACASSKCLVVGAGPCGLRVAIELALLGARVVLVEKRETFSRNNVLHLWPFTIHDLRALGAKKFYGRFCTGTLDHISIRQLQLILLKVALLLGVEVHINVQFKGLVPPDGKAGGQGSWRAVLQPSFSPLNHYEFDVLISAGGGKFVPEGFKRKETRGKLAIGITTNFINHHSQEEVEVAEISGVARIYNQKFFQNLYNKTGIDLENIVYYKDDTHYFVMTAKKQSLLNKGVILQDKADIESLLSPENVNREALLSYAKEAANFSTNYRLPHMEFALNHRALPDVDMFDFTCMTRSENAALVREQHGAQLLIGLVGDCLVEPFWPLGTGVARGFLAAFDAAWMVRRWAAGTPPLEVLAERESIYQHLSQTSPDNTNKNISQYSIDPATRYPNINLQAIKPSQVRDLYLVGMVEVDHRKQSDNRLSTAVSGDSYEELLSWCQASTAGYCGVEVTNFTTSWTSGLALCALIHHFRPDLLDFNSVDLQDPIQTHQMMLDMAEQELGIQPVLSSTEMATMAEPNRLGLITYLSQFYEAFKTSPDVEEATKKSLSPRGTRGAILFLSKLQKSRTLTQKRPQDDAQRDVEVKRSRRDMEPPSRGDSSDACYFCGRRVYIVERASAHGRFFHRGCFQCRRCGATLRLGDYTFHQEDGHFYCSLHTPNPPGMELPQEEPLALAPGDAAATHPPSDPRSPPVSPPNEGTHSPPPAAPQPEAELEDAAEAAAMGEEELLVQPEREEEGDEEEDPRAEPQGMMEEGEESRGRRKIILTPLEKLKLSTLNLTSEVEPQAPPKPARLRLPAAPEALPAPWGGQGAWEEEEMVEEGLESDSEEEEEEEEEEEEGMDLGIVAELCPDLGEEEKYPTWKRTLTRRAKEAQMKRFCKAQAIQRRLEEIEVKFRELEQQGIKLEKLLRDEGGNPAEKKTQWMNQLLYLVQKKNSLMSEESDLMIAVQELKLEEQQWQLDQKLRCYMNKEESLKTAEDCMAEQAILAQLLDVVNQRNVLIHIQEEKRLSELQA